A window of Hevea brasiliensis isolate MT/VB/25A 57/8 chromosome 14, ASM3005281v1, whole genome shotgun sequence contains these coding sequences:
- the LOC110635322 gene encoding protein ALTERED XYLOGLUCAN 9, with protein MFGGIQLGVLAACVVLFVPMVMAGWHLSRNKVLFFSGALFITLAIGVHVTPYFPSVSDFVTSVQSVVVFDNREDSCINLVNEVVWDVKPSHSRVRLNISNSNSNTESGSMSYDKIWDWSRTGKVKACEFQRLDRSDASDLLNGSWVVIAGDSQARLIVQSLLNLILDSRQMESIKGDLFKRHSDYEIVIEDIGMKLDFIWAPYVVNLTDLMMGFKQKRSYPDVLVMGAGLWHMLHITNASDYGVALQSLRSSVVSLLPFSPELGVDGPVTGAVSVRSPHLFWLGMPMLINGMLNTEEKREKMSDEMWHSYDRALRNSRLLRRYGGPLLLLDIQSMSWNCGPRCTADGMHYDGAVYEAAVHILLNALLIESHQKLGAT; from the coding sequence ATGTTTGGAGGCATACAATTGGGAGTATTGGCTGCCTGTGTGGTGCTTTTTGTGCCTATGGTGATGGCTGGCTGGCATTTGAGCCGCAACAAGGTGCTTTTCTTTAGCGGAGCCCTCTTCATCACTCTTGCAATAGGTGTCCATGTAACCCCATATTTTCCTTCTGTTTCTGATTTTGTCACCTCTGTTCAATCTGTTGTTGTATTTGATAATCGCGAGGATTCTTGCATTAATTTGGTTAATGAAGTTGTTTGGGATGTCAAGCCTAGCCATAGCCGTGTTCGGCTCAATATTAGTAATAGTAATAGTAATACTGAGAGTGGTTCTATGAGTTATGATAAGATTTGGGATTGGTCGAGAACTGGGAAAGTGAAGGCTTGTGAGTTTCAGAGACTTGACAGGTCTGATGCTTCAGATTTGCTCAATGGGTCCTGGGTTGTTATTGCAGGGGATTCACAAGCAAGGTTAATTGTTCAATCTCTGCTAAATTTGATTTTAGATTCGAGACAAATGGAATCTATTAAAGGTGATTTGTTTAAAAGGCACAGTGATTATGAGATTGTTATCGAAGATATCGGTATGAAATTGGATTTTATTTGGGCTCCATATGTGGTAAATTTAACGGATTTAATGATGGGCTTTAAGCAAAAAAGAAGTTACCCTGATGTTTTGGTGATGGGGGCAGGGCTGTGGCATATGCTTCACATCACAAATGCATCAGATTATGGTGTTGCTTTGCAGTCTTTGAGGAGTTCTGTTgtatctttgttaccattttcaCCAGAGTTGGGTGTGGATGGGCCTGTTACAGGTGCTGTTTCTGTTAGATCCCCACATTTGTTTTGGCTTGGCATGCCAATGTTGATTAATGGGATGTTGAACACAGAGGAAAAGAGGGAGAAGATGAGTGATGAAATGTGGCATTCTTATGATAGAGCATTGCGTAATAGTAGGCTCTTGCGCAGATATGGTGGTCCACTTCTATTGCTGGACATTCAATCAATGAGTTGGAATTGTGGGCCTCGGTGTACTGCTGATGGGATGCATTATGATGGAGCTGTTTATGAAGCTGCTGTTCATATTTTGCTAAATGCATTGCTTATTGAATCTCATCAGAAGCTTGGGGCTACGTAG